TGGCGAAGAAGACAAGATGAACCTTTATAGCCATGGGATTAAGCTTACGATTGAAGGTGATTACTTTTCAGTGCTCAACTTTGTTCAAGCCGTTGAAACCATGCCAGATAAGCTTTATTGGAAGCGTTTAGATTATCAAGTTATACAACATCCTAAAGCCAGTGTGGAATTGGAGTTGTATACATTAAGCATAAATAAGGACTTTATCAGTGTTGCCAAACAAGATTAATCCTTACCTCACCAGCAGTGTGTTATCACTGATATTGGTTGCTAGCGTGCACGCCCAGAGTTTGCGCGATCCTACGTTGCCAAGCCAAGGCTTTCAGCGTGCGGCAATGGTAAATGACCAACAAGGCTTAGTACTTAACAGCGTGGTCAATGGGGCTCACTCCTACGCAGTGATTAACAATAAAATTATGAAGGTGGGGGACAATGTCCAAGGTGTGCGAATTGTCGCTATTGGCAAAAGTCACGTCAGCTTGTCTGATGGTAGAAAACTTCAGCTATTCCAGTCGATAACAGAGAGATAGGACAATAATTAAAATGAAAGCAATCAATTACATTACTCCTCTGTTGGCATTAAGTTTAATGGCATGTCAGACGACAAATCGTCCAGAACCGAGCGCATCAAGATCGGCACTTGATGAATCACTTGCTCAAGCCAATACACCGAAAGCGGTGACACCTCCGCCAGCGCAAATGCCTGCTGATGTACAACGTGAGTTAAATAGCCAAAATAACGCAAGAATGATGGCGCAATTGCCAGCTGAACGTCGTTTTGATGTATCTGCAAATGATGTGGATGCCAAGGTGTTTTTTGCGTCATTAGTGCAAGGTACCCCGCTGAGTGTCGCAGTGCACCCTGATGTAGAAGGTCGTATTTCGTTATCGCTCAAAGGAGTCACGTTAAACGAGGCCATCAAGGTTGTAGAAGATATTTTTGGTTATGAAGTAAGTCGTGATGGACGTATTTTGCGTATTTTCCCTGCAGGTATGCGTACCGAAACCTTCTCGCTAAATTATTTATACATGGAGCGTGAAGGATTATCTTTAACGTCAGTCAGTTCAGGCCGTATTTCTGATAACAACAATAACTCCAATGGCAGTAATGGCAACAACGGTAATAGCTCAAATAATAACAGCAGCAATAACACCAGCGGTAGTAATAGCAACAATAATGGTGATAACACTAACGGCACCTTTATTCGCTCAAAAACTAAAACCGATTTTTGGGGGAATTACAAGAAACCTTAACATCCATTATTGGTGAAACTGGTGGCGGCCGGCAGGTGGTGGTAACACCGCAAGCAGGACTTGTTACCATTCGTGCCCTGCCAAATGAATTACGTCAAGTGCGTGATTTCCTCAATACTGCGGAAACGCATTTACAGCGCCAAGTTATTTTAGAAGCCAAAATTATTGAAGTAACCTTATCCGACGGGTATCAGCAAGGTATCCAGTGGGAAAGAATGCTAGGGCAACCCACTGATAGCACCAGTATCGACTTTGGCACCTCGCCAGGACAAGGATTAAGTAATGCCATTACTAGTGTGATTGGTGGTGTCACGACAATCAATGTGCAAGGTAAAGACTTTGCAACCATGATCAGTTTGTTAGATACCCAAGGTGATGTGGACGTGCTATCAAGCCCACGTGTTACCGCATCTAACAACCAAAAAGCCGTGATTAAAGTTGGTAACGATGAGTATTTTGTGACTAACGTGTCATCCACAACGGTAGCTGGTACTACGCCTGTGACCACACCTGAAGTTGAATTAACACCGTTTTTCTCGGGTATTGCGCTAGACGTAACGCCACAAATTGATGAAGAAGGCAACGTATTGCTTCATGTGCATCCATCGGTGATCGATGTTCAAGAGCAAACTAAGTTAATTAAAATCAGCGATTCCACCCTTGAGTTGCCCTTGGCGCAAAGCGAAATTCGCGAGTCTGATACTGTCATTAAAGCCGTATCAGGAGATGTGGTGGTTATTGGTGGTTTGATGAAAAGTGATAATGTTGAAATTGTTTCAAAAGTGCCGCTACTCGGAAGCATCCCATTTATTGGTGAAGCCTTTACCAACCGTAGTCGCTCGAAAACTAAAACCGAATTGATAATCTTGCTAAAGCCAACGGTAGTGGGTGCAGACACCTGGAAAAATGAGCTTAAACGCTCGCAAGATTTAATTGACGGTTGGTATCCATCTCAACAGTAAAATATTGCTGAGAGAGCAAAAAATATGTATTTGCCGCATTTTGGACTAACGCAGCTGCCGTTTACTTTGACACCTAACACTGGATTTTTTTTCGGTTTAGAGCCTCATGTCGAAGCATTACAAGTGCTGCAAATGGCCCTAGAAACTGGCGAAGGTTTTATTAAGGTCACTGGTGAAGTTGGCACAGGTAAAACCTTAGTCTGTCGTAAATTATTAAATGATTTACCGTCACAGTTTCAATGCGCATATATTCCTAACCCCTATTTGACGCCTGCAGAATTACGTTGGGCTGTTGCCGCTGATTTAGGTATTGAAATCAATGAGTCACTCGACCAACAGCAATTAACCCGTTTAATTTATGAAAGATTATTAGATTTAAATGAGCGGGGCTATCAGGTGGTACTGGTGATTGATGAAGCCCAAGCTTTACCCGATGAGAGTCTAGAGGCGTTACGCCTCTTTACTAATTTAGAAACTGAAAGCCGAAAATTATTACAAGTGGTTCTGTTTGGCCAGCAAGAGTTAGACGAAAGACTGAACCAAGTAAAACTTCGCCAGCTAAGGCAACGCATTACCTTTAGTTATCATTTAAGACCATTAAATTGGGATGAAGTACAGGCTTACATGAATCATCGCTTAAAGGTTGCAGGGGCACAAACTGATCCCATTTTTGCTGAGAAAGAATCTAAACTTATCGCCACCGCAGCCAGAGGGATCCCAAGGTTAGTAAACATTCTGGCCCATAAAAGTTTATTGCTGTGTTATGGCGAAGGCCTAAAACGGGTTAGCGCAACTCATTGCAAACAAGCAATAGATGATACCGAGGATGCCAGCAAGCCAGATTTATCGGTTATGAATGTTAAACCTAAAGCAGGAATGATTGTTTTAGTTGGTTTGGTTATTACTATTATTGTTGGGCTTAATTTCAGTTCAGCGGCATGTTGCAGCAACTGGTTTGCACGTATAGGTGAGCTGTTATGAGCGTGATAAATAAAATGCTGCAAGACTTAGAAAAGCGCCAACAGTCAGATAGTGCTGACAATAAAGTTGAGCCTGCCAGCTTTGTTCGGCCTGAACTGCAATTTACTACCAAGGCAAAACCGCCTACAAAATCCCGCTTACCTTGGGTATTGGCCGCGCTAGTTGTGCTTATGGTTTGGTTGGGATACAGCTTGTTTGAACAAGCTCAAAATATTCAACCTGTCAGTAAAGTCACGACGGTTAAACAGCCTACAGTAGATGAAACCAACATTGATCCAGTTAAAGCCGATGCACCCAATGCCAATAGTCAGACCAATCAAAGTCAAACTATTGCAAATACGAGTGTTGAAACAACTGTTCTGGTAGATGGGGCGGTTAACGAGGTGCAAGTAACAGATAAACAGGTGAGCGACGAACAGCTTACCGACATCGCCTTGGCAGATGCCCCTTCACCAGTTAAGGCACCAGCAATTGCAAGTGCTGAGTCAGTTTCATTGGCCTCAACTAGGCAAGACCATCCAGAGCAAACACTTGAAAAAGTAGTAAGTTCAGAATCAATTGATAACCCTGCGCCA
This Shewanella aestuarii DNA region includes the following protein-coding sequences:
- a CDS encoding MSHA biogenesis protein MshK is translated as MLPNKINPYLTSSVLSLILVASVHAQSLRDPTLPSQGFQRAAMVNDQQGLVLNSVVNGAHSYAVINNKIMKVGDNVQGVRIVAIGKSHVSLSDGRKLQLFQSITER
- a CDS encoding ExeA family protein, encoding MYLPHFGLTQLPFTLTPNTGFFFGLEPHVEALQVLQMALETGEGFIKVTGEVGTGKTLVCRKLLNDLPSQFQCAYIPNPYLTPAELRWAVAADLGIEINESLDQQQLTRLIYERLLDLNERGYQVVLVIDEAQALPDESLEALRLFTNLETESRKLLQVVLFGQQELDERLNQVKLRQLRQRITFSYHLRPLNWDEVQAYMNHRLKVAGAQTDPIFAEKESKLIATAARGIPRLVNILAHKSLLLCYGEGLKRVSATHCKQAIDDTEDASKPDLSVMNVKPKAGMIVLVGLVITIIVGLNFSSAACCSNWFARIGELL